From Danio rerio strain Tuebingen ecotype United States chromosome 7, GRCz12tu, whole genome shotgun sequence, the proteins below share one genomic window:
- the slc67a1 gene encoding solute carrier family 22 member 18 isoform X1 — translation MMDPAAKQKVIYITYLIAALEITWMFLQFSITPYLARRLGFDTIWFGYLQTTVGVIQLLGGPIYGRFADIFGARAALSVSCGASVFYFLLLTVADSPFMLFVHKLPAVFMHALPGAQMVVADLSEKEKRAEALGKLGLCFGIGMIAGSSLGGTLSTRFGERFAASFGAVGSFVSLMLVLNFIPKQTKTQTTPESDEKGSSKSVFNMGEITRLMKFPGVAKTFTVKIISGLPTGIFQVMFSIIAMNFFQLKAEQNGYLMAYFGIVQMVIQGAVIGRLTSSFSENSLLLLSVGVSSLVGLAQALMTNVFQFCFIVIPMMFSLSVFNVITDSMLTKSVSPADTGTMLGLCASVQSLLRTVGPTIGGFLYETYGVPSFGYIQCVINAAVFGLLLTTGGRSQTHRP, via the exons ATGATGGATCCTGCAGCAAAGCAGAAAGTGATTTACATCACCTACCTCATAGCGGCTCTGGAAATCACCTGGATGTTCCTCCAGTTCTCCATAACACCG TATTTGGCGAGGAGGCTCGGGTTCGACACTATTTGGTTCGGGTATCTGCAGACTACAGTCGGAGTGATTCAGCTGCTTGGAGGCCCCATTTATGGAAG GTTTGCAGATATATTCGGAGCCCGTGCTGCTCTTTCTGTGTCTTGTGGAGCATCAGTCTTTTATTTCCTACTGTTGACTGTGGCAGACAGCCCGTTTATGCTTTTTGTGCATAAACTACCTGCTGTTTTCATGCACGCCCTACCAG GAGCTCAGATGGTGGTAGCAGATCTGTCAGAAAAGGAGAAACGTGCGGAGGCTCTTGGGAAACTGGGCCTCTGCTTTGGCATTGGCATGATTGCAGGATCATCTCTTGGCGGGACCCTCAGCACACGCTTTGG tGAAAGGTTTGCAGCATCTTTTGGGGCTGTCGGGAGTTTTGTTTCTTTGATGTTGGTGTTGAACTTCATTcctaaacagacaaaaacacaaaccaCTCCGGAGAGTGACG AGAAGGGCTCATCAAAGTCTGTGTTTAATATGGGGGAAATCACTAGATTGATGAAGTTTCCAGGTGTTGCAAAGACTTTTACGGTGAAGATTATATCTGGATTGCCGACAG gTATATTTCAAGTTATGTTTTCCATCATTGCCATGAACTTCTTCCAACTGAAGGCAGAGCAGAATGGCTATTTGATGGCTTACTTCGGTATAGTGCAAATG GTGATCCAAGGGGCTGTAATCGGGCGTCTGACGTCTAGCTTTTCAGAGAATTCTTTACTGCTGCTATCTGTTGGGGTTTCTAGTCTAGTGGGCCTTGCACAG gcATTGATGACAAATGTGTTTCAGTTTTGCTTCATCGTTATACCAATGATGTTTTCTCTAAGTGTCTTCAATGTCATCACAGACAGCATGCTGACCAAGAGTGTGTCTCCGGCTGACACAG GAACCATGCTGGGTCTGTGTGCGTCGGTCCAGTCTCTTTTGCGCACTGTGGGCCCAACCATTGGAGGATTCCTCTACGAGACATACGGTGTGCCATCCTTCGGATACATCCAGTGTGTCATCAACGCTGCTGTCTTTGGCCTCCTTCTAACCACTGGAGGGCGCTCACAGACACATAGACCTTAA
- the slc67a1 gene encoding solute carrier family 22 member 18 has product MDPAAKQKVIYITYLIAALEITWMFLQFSITPYLARRLGFDTIWFGYLQTTVGVIQLLGGPIYGRFADIFGARAALSVSCGASVFYFLLLTVADSPFMLFVHKLPAVFMHALPGAQMVVADLSEKEKRAEALGKLGLCFGIGMIAGSSLGGTLSTRFGERFAASFGAVGSFVSLMLVLNFIPKQTKTQTTPESDEKGSSKSVFNMGEITRLMKFPGVAKTFTVKIISGLPTGIFQVMFSIIAMNFFQLKAEQNGYLMAYFGIVQMVIQGAVIGRLTSSFSENSLLLLSVGVSSLVGLAQALMTNVFQFCFIVIPMMFSLSVFNVITDSMLTKSVSPADTGTMLGLCASVQSLLRTVGPTIGGFLYETYGVPSFGYIQCVINAAVFGLLLTTGGRSQTHRP; this is encoded by the exons ATGGATCCTGCAGCAAAGCAGAAAGTGATTTACATCACCTACCTCATAGCGGCTCTGGAAATCACCTGGATGTTCCTCCAGTTCTCCATAACACCG TATTTGGCGAGGAGGCTCGGGTTCGACACTATTTGGTTCGGGTATCTGCAGACTACAGTCGGAGTGATTCAGCTGCTTGGAGGCCCCATTTATGGAAG GTTTGCAGATATATTCGGAGCCCGTGCTGCTCTTTCTGTGTCTTGTGGAGCATCAGTCTTTTATTTCCTACTGTTGACTGTGGCAGACAGCCCGTTTATGCTTTTTGTGCATAAACTACCTGCTGTTTTCATGCACGCCCTACCAG GAGCTCAGATGGTGGTAGCAGATCTGTCAGAAAAGGAGAAACGTGCGGAGGCTCTTGGGAAACTGGGCCTCTGCTTTGGCATTGGCATGATTGCAGGATCATCTCTTGGCGGGACCCTCAGCACACGCTTTGG tGAAAGGTTTGCAGCATCTTTTGGGGCTGTCGGGAGTTTTGTTTCTTTGATGTTGGTGTTGAACTTCATTcctaaacagacaaaaacacaaaccaCTCCGGAGAGTGACG AGAAGGGCTCATCAAAGTCTGTGTTTAATATGGGGGAAATCACTAGATTGATGAAGTTTCCAGGTGTTGCAAAGACTTTTACGGTGAAGATTATATCTGGATTGCCGACAG gTATATTTCAAGTTATGTTTTCCATCATTGCCATGAACTTCTTCCAACTGAAGGCAGAGCAGAATGGCTATTTGATGGCTTACTTCGGTATAGTGCAAATG GTGATCCAAGGGGCTGTAATCGGGCGTCTGACGTCTAGCTTTTCAGAGAATTCTTTACTGCTGCTATCTGTTGGGGTTTCTAGTCTAGTGGGCCTTGCACAG gcATTGATGACAAATGTGTTTCAGTTTTGCTTCATCGTTATACCAATGATGTTTTCTCTAAGTGTCTTCAATGTCATCACAGACAGCATGCTGACCAAGAGTGTGTCTCCGGCTGACACAG GAACCATGCTGGGTCTGTGTGCGTCGGTCCAGTCTCTTTTGCGCACTGTGGGCCCAACCATTGGAGGATTCCTCTACGAGACATACGGTGTGCCATCCTTCGGATACATCCAGTGTGTCATCAACGCTGCTGTCTTTGGCCTCCTTCTAACCACTGGAGGGCGCTCACAGACACATAGACCTTAA